In one window of Zingiber officinale cultivar Zhangliang chromosome 11A, Zo_v1.1, whole genome shotgun sequence DNA:
- the LOC122031620 gene encoding pectinesterase/pectinesterase inhibitor-like — MANKAVFGAFAAVLLVAAVIGVIATVMNNTHKPLSTSENPSLSSTSVKSLCAQTDYSDVCMRTVGAVNSSASDPRALIQAAFQAALDEVNSAVHLTNNVSAGATDQFNKNAFADCKSLLEYANEELRAAMIVSDDADGVGRRADDIKAWLSAVITYQETCIDGITQPELQDSMRSGMETAAQVTSNAIAFVDALSSLFKSFDLNSLNITTSGRRLLSEEVGKYPTWLAAHDRKLLAAQSRGQLRPNVVVAQDGSGNFKSINDALRAMPKRYSGRYVIYVKAGIYKEYVMVTKDMNQVFMYGDGPRRTIVTGSKNFVDGVGTMNTATFAVVGQGFIAKSMGFSNTAGAIKHQAVALRVQADMAAFFNCRMDGYQDTLYVHALRQFYRNCIISGTVDFIFGDSAAVLQNCLIVVRRPMDNQQNTITAHGRTQAKEGTGLVIHNCRIVPDKRLFPDRFKIPSFLGRPWKAYSRTVIMESIIGDLIRPEGWMPWDGSLYLDSLYYAEYGNRGPGAGTSGRIHWRGFRVINKQTAQQFTVNNFIGGNQWVPYAGINFLGGLNLKRDKIDWWVVCKTKARKKIEEHWEDIAYQPEEVANTFQTEEYIIPTLRDPSGVVINVDASEFHEDDDDKDEEDEEDENFDF; from the exons ATGGCGAACAAGGCCGTTTTCGGCGCCTTCGCGGCGGTCCTTTTGGTGGCCGCGGTGATCGGCGTCATCGCCACGGTGATGAACAACACCCACAAGCCGTTGTCGACGTCGGAGAACCCCTCGCTGTCTTCTACATCCGTTAAATCCCTCTGCGCCCAGACTGACTACAGCGACGTGTGCATGCGCACCGTCGGCGCCGTCAACTCCTCTGCCTCCGACCCCAGGGCCTTAATCCAGGCCGCCTTCCAGGCTGCCCTGGACGAGGTCAACTCGGCGGTCCACCTCACCAACAACGTCAGCGCCGGCGCCACCGACCAGTTCAACAAGAACGCCTTCGCCGACTGCAAGTCGCTGCTGGAGTACGCCAACGAGGAGCTACGGGCGGCCATGATAGTGTCGGACGACGCCGACGGCGTGGGTCGCCGCGCCGACGACATCAAGGCCTGGCTCTCCGCCGTCATCACGTACCAGGAGACCTGCATCGACGGCATCACGCAGCCGGAGCTGCAGGACTCGATGAGGAGCGGCATGGAGACGGCGGCGCAGGTCACCAGCAACGCCATCGCATTCGTCGACGCCCTCAGCTCGCTCTTCAAGTCCTTCGACTTGAACAGCCTCAACATCACGACCTCAGGCCGGCGACTCCTGTCGGAAGAAGTCGGAAAGTACCCGACGTGGTTGGCGGCGCACGACAGGAAGCTGTTGGCGGCGCAATCGAGGGGGCAACTGAGGCCCAACGTGGTGGTGGCGCAGGACGGCAGCGGCAACTTCAAGTCCATAAATGATGCGCTCAGAGCCATGCCTAAACGGTACTCCGGCAGGTACGTGATCTACGTGAAGGCAGGCATCTACAAGGAGTACGTCATGGTCACCAAGGACATGAACCAAGTCTTCATGTACGGAGATGGCCCTAGAAGGACCATTGTCACCGGGAGCAAGAACTTCGTCGACGGCGTCGGCACTATGAACACGGCCACATTCG CTGTCGTGGGACAGGGCTTCATCGCCAAGTCCATGGGATTCAGCAACACAGCCGGAGCCATCAAGCACCAAGCGGTGGCGCTCCGAGTGCAGGCCGACATGGCCGCCTTCTTCAACTGCCGGATGGACGGCTACCAGGACACGCTGTACGTGCACGCCCTACGCCAATTCTACCGCAACTGCATCATCTCCGGCACCGTCGACTTCATCTTCGGCGACTCCGCCGCCGTCTTACAGAACTGCCTCATCGTCGTGCGCCGCCCCATGGACAACCAGCAGAACACCATCACGGCTCACGGCCGCACACAGGCCAAGGAAGGCACCGGACTCGTCATCCATAACTGCCGCATCGTCCCCGACAAGAGGCTGTTCCCCGACCGGTTCAAGATCCCCAGCTTCCTGGGTCGCCCATGGAAGGCCTACTCCCGCACCGTCATCATGGAATCCATCATCGGCGACCTGATCCGTCCCGAAGGGTGGATGCCGTGGGACGGCAGCCTGTACCTTGACTCTCTGTACTACGCCGAGTACGGAAACCGAGGCCCCGGCGCCGGCACCAGCGGCCGCATCCACTGGCGTGGATTCCGTGTCATCAACAAGCAAACGGCCCAACAATTCACGGTGAATAACTTCATCGGCGGCAACCAGTGGGTCCCTTACGCCGGCATTAACTTCCTTGGCGGCCTCAA TTTGAAACGTGACAAAATTGATTGGTGGGTTGTTTGTAAAACGAAAGCACGGAAAAAAATAGAGGAACATTGGGAAGACATTGCATATCAACCAGAGGAGGTTGCAAATACATTTCAGaccgaggaatatattattccaacattACGAGATCCCAGCGGAGTAGTGATAAATGTGGATGCCAGTGAGTTTCATGAGGATGATGATGACAAGGATGAGGAGGACGAGGAGGATGAGAACTTTGATTTTTAA